A single Candidatus Pacearchaeota archaeon DNA region contains:
- a CDS encoding response regulator transcription factor, with translation MKRILIIEDEKILSDMYKFKLSKEGFEVISAIEVDEAIELAKKQIPDLVVLDMLLPKESGVNYLIKIKKIDNLKLIPVLVLTNFDDNQTRAQAFENGAKDYLIKSNHDPKEIVTRIKELLNQ, from the coding sequence ATGAAAAGGATTCTTATTATTGAGGACGAGAAAATTCTTTCTGACATGTATAAGTTCAAACTTAGCAAAGAGGGATTTGAAGTTATTTCAGCAATTGAGGTTGATGAAGCTATTGAATTGGCAAAAAAGCAAATACCAGACTTAGTTGTTTTAGATATGCTTCTACCCAAAGAAAGCGGAGTCAATTATTTAATTAAAATTAAAAAGATAGATAATTTAAAATTAATTCCCGTCTTAGTCCTTACTAATTTTGATGATAATCAGACTAGAGCTCAGGCTTTCGAAAATGGAGCTAAGGATTATTTAATAAAATCTAATCACGATCCCAAGGAAATAGTAACAAGAATAAAAGAATTGTTAAATCAATGA
- a CDS encoding inositol monophosphatase family protein, which translates to MELNSIKENLISVILEAGEILKKYFYSNDLVSYQKEGVDFTTEADREVDSFLIKKLKEIYPQIEFLTEETAPNDYVLFKNKDNLWVIDPLDGTTNFSRKNSNFAISIALVSKGQPVLGVVYLPISDKLYSAQIDEDGAFLNKKPISVSSISKLKEATIACDWSWDLEKRKDVVKWLNNINASFRQIKSLGSASSDLASLAEGKIDAYIHSGVKPWDVTAVVLIIEKAGGVITDAKGNKWNIFNPEIIATNKIIHGEVIKLINK; encoded by the coding sequence ATGGAATTAAATAGTATTAAAGAAAATCTTATCAGCGTCATATTAGAAGCAGGAGAAATCCTTAAAAAATATTTCTATTCTAATGATTTAGTTTCTTATCAAAAAGAAGGAGTTGATTTTACCACCGAAGCAGATAGGGAAGTGGATTCTTTTTTGATTAAGAAATTAAAAGAAATATATCCGCAAATAGAATTTTTAACAGAAGAAACTGCTCCGAATGATTATGTTTTATTCAAAAATAAAGATAATCTTTGGGTTATAGATCCCTTAGACGGGACAACTAATTTTTCCAGAAAAAATTCTAATTTTGCTATTTCAATAGCATTAGTAAGTAAAGGTCAGCCAGTATTAGGAGTTGTTTATCTTCCTATCTCAGATAAATTGTATTCTGCTCAAATAGACGAAGACGGAGCATTTTTAAATAAGAAACCTATTTCTGTTTCTTCTATTAGTAAGTTAAAAGAAGCAACGATTGCTTGTGATTGGTCTTGGGACTTAGAAAAAAGAAAAGATGTTGTTAAATGGTTAAACAATATTAATGCTTCTTTTAGACAAATCAAATCACTGGGTAGTGCTTCATCTGATTTAGCGAGCCTTGCGGAAGGAAAAATAGATGCCTATATTCATTCTGGAGTTAAGCCTTGGGATGTTACTGCTGTGGTTTTAATAATAGAAAAAGCCGGTGGGGTAATCACTGATGCTAAAGGAAACAAATGGAATATTTTTAATCCAGAAATAATTGCAACAAATAAAATTATACACGGAGAAGTTATTAAATTAATAAATAAGTAG
- a CDS encoding Mur ligase domain-containing protein translates to MKIHFIGIGGIGVSALAQYYLEKGNEVSGSDVASSSITDDLIKKGAKIVIGPNVAENIKEYDLVIHSPAVKESNPEIVEAELKGIKILSYPQALGELTKNYFTIAVSGTHGKSTTTAMIALILIEAGFDPTVVVGTKLKEFGDSNFRMGKSNYLVIEACEHEESFLNYWPKIAVVLNIEEDHLDYYTNIENIKKAFNEFVSHLGDNGILVKQKETEIQFDKNTIEFSLKEERCVRKLREIIKIPGDHNILDALAALKVARILKIPDEISFSALSKYMGAWRRFEETQFPGFVLIDDYGHHPTEILATLKGARQKYPNKIIYCVFQPHQYQRTFLLFDDFVKVFKEIINTKLVDKLFLIDIYDVAGREGGDLKEKVSSEKLAAAVPNAIYTSNEELFDKLKGGEVIIFMGAGNIYDLSQDFKDKNRICS, encoded by the coding sequence ATGAAAATACATTTTATTGGCATCGGAGGAATAGGAGTTTCTGCATTAGCACAATACTATTTGGAAAAAGGAAACGAGGTTTCTGGTTCTGACGTTGCTTCGTCTTCAATTACCGATGACCTTATCAAAAAAGGAGCAAAGATTGTTATTGGTCCCAACGTAGCAGAAAATATCAAAGAGTATGATTTGGTTATTCATAGTCCAGCTGTAAAAGAAAGCAATCCAGAAATAGTTGAGGCGGAATTAAAAGGGATTAAGATTTTAAGCTATCCTCAAGCCCTAGGAGAATTAACTAAAAATTATTTTACCATCGCTGTTTCTGGAACTCATGGAAAAAGCACTACGACCGCAATGATTGCGTTAATTTTGATTGAAGCCGGATTTGATCCGACTGTTGTTGTCGGAACTAAATTGAAAGAATTTGGAGATTCTAATTTCAGAATGGGCAAATCTAATTATTTAGTAATAGAGGCTTGCGAGCACGAAGAATCTTTTTTAAACTATTGGCCAAAGATAGCCGTTGTATTAAATATTGAAGAAGACCATCTTGATTACTATACGAATATAGAGAATATTAAAAAAGCTTTTAATGAATTTGTTTCTCACTTGGGTGATAATGGTATTTTAGTTAAGCAAAAAGAAACGGAAATACAATTTGATAAAAATACAATTGAATTTTCTTTAAAGGAAGAAAGATGTGTCAGAAAATTAAGAGAAATAATCAAGATTCCAGGCGATCACAATATATTAGATGCTTTAGCGGCTCTAAAGGTAGCTAGAATATTAAAAATACCAGACGAAATATCTTTTAGTGCTTTATCTAAATATATGGGTGCGTGGAGGAGATTTGAAGAAACACAGTTTCCTGGTTTTGTTTTGATTGATGACTATGGACACCATCCAACAGAGATACTAGCGACCCTAAAAGGAGCGAGACAGAAATATCCGAATAAAATTATCTATTGTGTTTTTCAACCGCATCAATATCAGAGAACCTTTTTACTATTCGATGATTTTGTTAAAGTTTTCAAAGAAATCATTAATACAAAACTAGTTGATAAGCTGTTCTTGATTGACATTTATGATGTAGCAGGAAGGGAAGGAGGTGATTTAAAAGAAAAGGTTAGTTCAGAGAAATTAGCAGCTGCTGTGCCGAATGCCATCTATACTTCTAATGAAGAATTATTTGATAAACTTAAAGGAGGAGAAGTAATAATATTTATGGGAGCAGGGAACATCTATGATTTAAGTCAGGACTTTAAGGATAAGAATAGAATTTGTTCTTAA
- the thpR gene encoding RNA 2',3'-cyclic phosphodiesterase, which translates to MQKRIFISIGLPEKVKNKLVEYQEELAHSFTNFNDFCPIKWSKKYNLHITLFFIGYIEIEELVPMFNTIEKIAENHGSFVVDLKSISYGPKEDSPKMIWARGEKSIELENLQADLEKELFNVRKPENGFTPHITLGKVIQWQFNRIEPEERPDIFKDISLSFPVNSIEIMESNLGRGGADYAILKSIPLK; encoded by the coding sequence ATGCAAAAGAGAATATTCATCAGTATCGGATTACCAGAAAAAGTTAAAAATAAGCTTGTAGAATATCAAGAAGAGCTTGCCCATTCTTTTACTAATTTTAACGATTTTTGTCCGATTAAATGGAGTAAGAAGTACAATCTACATATTACTTTGTTTTTTATAGGATATATTGAAATAGAGGAATTGGTTCCGATGTTTAATACAATTGAAAAGATAGCTGAAAATCATGGTTCTTTCGTGGTTGACTTAAAGAGTATTTCTTATGGACCCAAAGAAGATTCTCCGAAAATGATTTGGGCAAGAGGAGAAAAATCAATAGAATTGGAAAATTTACAAGCCGATTTAGAAAAAGAATTATTTAATGTTAGAAAGCCAGAAAATGGATTTACTCCACACATCACTTTGGGCAAAGTAATCCAGTGGCAGTTTAATAGAATCGAACCAGAAGAGAGACCAGATATTTTTAAAGACATTTCCTTGTCTTTTCCTGTAAATTCAATTGAGATTATGGAAAGTAATTTAGGAAGAGGAGGAGCTGATTATGCAATATTAAAATCAATTCCATTAAAATAA
- a CDS encoding PHP domain-containing protein: MKIDLHCHTKYSYDASSSLEKIITYAKEVGLDGIAITDHENTKGWAEAIKLGKKHNFLIILGEEMKTTKGDVLGLFLKQQIDGYKKDPRWVMEEIKKQGGLVIIPHPFHGAEGFKDDITKYLDLVDAIEVFNGRKPGTSPDTKAMEFAKQYNLGMTAGGDSHYYKAIGYTYTEFNGTTEEDLKQSILNKQTKINGKKSPLIYIITPLLSKIGILKK, encoded by the coding sequence ATGAAAATAGATTTACACTGCCATACTAAATATTCCTACGATGCTTCTTCGAGTTTAGAAAAAATAATCACCTATGCTAAAGAAGTCGGCCTTGATGGAATAGCGATTACCGACCATGAAAACACTAAAGGCTGGGCCGAAGCAATCAAACTAGGAAAAAAACACAATTTCCTTATTATTCTTGGAGAAGAAATGAAAACAACCAAAGGAGATGTTTTGGGATTATTCTTAAAACAACAAATTGACGGATACAAAAAAGACCCAAGATGGGTCATGGAAGAGATAAAGAAGCAAGGAGGATTAGTAATTATTCCCCATCCTTTTCATGGAGCTGAAGGATTCAAAGACGATATTACTAAATATCTTGATTTGGTTGATGCGATTGAAGTCTTCAACGGAAGAAAGCCAGGAACTAGTCCTGACACCAAAGCAATGGAATTTGCAAAACAATACAATCTAGGAATGACTGCTGGCGGTGATTCCCATTATTATAAAGCTATTGGCTATACATACACTGAATTCAATGGAACCACAGAAGAAGATTTAAAGCAATCTATATTAAATAAGCAAACAAAAATCAATGGGAAAAAATCTCCATTGATTTATATCATTACTCCTTTACTATCTAAAATAGGAATTCTAAAAAAATAG
- a CDS encoding HAD family phosphatase has protein sequence MMKEDIIGLIVDLDGVLFDSEYYQWQGWVIPLREFGIELTKEIYFGYAGKSGKQIDQELIRDFNLNVEIGYLWEKKKKLLEKWFSEKAMPLLPYAREIVEHFIANHQFRVMLCSGGDREEVAMKLMMNDFLKYFPNFVAGNDVARSKPWPDTYILATEKLGLRPDQCWAIEDTEYGLEAAKGAGIHCFAIPNEYSVKQNFSKADGIFSSLKDVIDFFDN, from the coding sequence ATGATGAAAGAAGACATTATTGGTCTTATCGTTGACCTTGATGGTGTGCTCTTTGACAGTGAGTATTACCAATGGCAAGGATGGGTTATACCACTACGAGAGTTTGGTATTGAACTCACCAAGGAAATTTATTTCGGATACGCTGGTAAAAGCGGTAAACAAATCGATCAGGAATTGATCAGGGATTTCAATCTCAATGTTGAGATAGGATATCTCTGGGAGAAAAAGAAAAAGCTACTCGAAAAATGGTTTAGCGAAAAAGCTATGCCTCTACTGCCATATGCTCGGGAGATAGTCGAGCACTTTATTGCTAACCATCAGTTCAGGGTGATGCTTTGTTCGGGCGGAGACAGGGAAGAAGTCGCAATGAAATTAATGATGAACGACTTCTTAAAGTATTTCCCAAACTTCGTAGCTGGCAATGATGTTGCAAGAAGTAAGCCTTGGCCAGATACATATATTCTTGCCACAGAGAAGCTCGGGCTTAGGCCTGATCAATGCTGGGCAATTGAAGATACTGAGTACGGGTTAGAAGCAGCAAAGGGTGCTGGAATACATTGTTTCGCTATTCCGAACGAGTATTCAGTCAAACAAAACTTTTCCAAGGCCGATGGAATATTTTCTTCCTTAAAAGACGTTATCGACTTTTTCGATAATTAA
- a CDS encoding GRP family sugar transporter gives MPTWLIYGLISSLFFGTYAVISKVVTSEKYLKIQPANASLLMFAGIMLVFLLFFLIKTENLSFLMKTAGFVIMGIIIIYVILALKETGVMITPAVLILGFLSGALWAIGMIFTFLAFSTGVEAAKLVPIYNTNTLIAVFLGIAILHELPAPDARIKVVTGAALIVIGSILVSK, from the coding sequence ATGCCAACATGGTTAATTTACGGCTTGATTAGTTCTCTTTTTTTTGGAACCTACGCCGTTATTTCAAAAGTAGTCACTTCAGAAAAATATTTAAAGATTCAACCTGCTAATGCTTCATTGTTAATGTTTGCGGGAATAATGTTGGTGTTTCTTTTATTTTTTTTAATTAAAACAGAAAATCTAAGTTTCTTAATGAAGACTGCTGGTTTTGTAATAATGGGAATTATAATCATTTACGTTATTTTAGCTTTAAAAGAAACAGGAGTTATGATTACTCCTGCAGTTTTAATATTAGGATTTTTATCGGGTGCCCTTTGGGCAATAGGCATGATTTTTACCTTTTTGGCTTTTTCTACTGGAGTAGAAGCAGCCAAATTAGTTCCTATTTATAATACAAATACATTGATTGCAGTCTTTTTGGGAATAGCAATATTGCATGAGCTTCCAGCTCCTGACGCAAGAATTAAGGTGGTCACTGGAGCGGCTTTAATTGTTATTGGTAGTATATTGGTGAGTAAATAA
- a CDS encoding HAD family phosphatase, whose amino-acid sequence MNKEDIKGIIFDLDGVLFDSEYYQWQGWVEPLREYGIELTKEMYFKYAGKNGKQIDEELIKDFNLNIEIGTLLKAKQPLIGKWFSEAAMPLMPYAKEAAEYFANNSRFKVALCSGGDTEEIITKLEKNDFIKYFSVIAAGSDVARSKPWPDIYLYAAEKLGLKPEECLAFEDTQYGLQSAKSAGVNCFVIPNEYSEKQDFSKADKVVSSLKEVVEFFNN is encoded by the coding sequence ATGAACAAAGAAGATATAAAGGGAATAATATTTGATTTAGATGGTGTGTTGTTTGATAGTGAATACTATCAATGGCAAGGTTGGGTTGAACCATTAAGAGAATATGGGATAGAATTAACCAAAGAGATGTATTTTAAGTACGCAGGAAAGAATGGAAAACAGATTGATGAAGAATTAATCAAAGATTTTAATTTGAATATTGAAATTGGAACGCTTTTAAAGGCAAAACAACCTTTAATCGGAAAATGGTTTAGCGAAGCAGCTATGCCTTTAATGCCTTATGCCAAAGAGGCAGCTGAATATTTTGCAAACAATTCTCGATTTAAAGTCGCATTGTGTTCAGGAGGAGATACAGAAGAAATCATCACAAAACTAGAAAAGAATGATTTTATTAAGTATTTCTCAGTTATTGCTGCGGGAAGTGATGTCGCAAGAAGTAAGCCATGGCCCGATATTTATTTATATGCAGCAGAAAAGTTAGGATTGAAACCAGAAGAGTGTTTAGCCTTCGAAGATACTCAATATGGATTGCAATCTGCTAAATCAGCTGGCGTTAATTGTTTTGTTATCCCTAATGAATATTCAGAAAAACAAGACTTTTCAAAAGCCGATAAGGTTGTTTCTTCATTAAAAGAGGTGGTTGAATTTTTTAATAATTAA
- a CDS encoding substrate-binding domain-containing protein, which translates to MKLREDLIILTTHSRIDPAQKHSSVWRQIAEGFGNYVEYNSSISCLIHSLHENYSDIEEYLQTVPKSKAKNPGAMVLPLTPQQGEYEERLLKMLEAYEGFIVAINVPPDINAKERLKNLRGYVGMNEVDAGKMAAKALLSRYSKPSCIYVPRDKPMHYGYDLRIAGIKDIAKPVNITVCEIDINNEKNSHVICQAMESAVFVTLGPVGTSFAQKVKKEFPEKVLGIVAMDLNPETAAGIRSRDIICALIQHPREQGAKAAELAIKLLTKQVTAPYTEIFCGPTLVDLNNLSVFE; encoded by the coding sequence ATGAAACTCAGAGAAGACTTGATCATACTGACTACGCACAGCCGAATTGATCCGGCCCAAAAACATTCTTCAGTCTGGAGGCAAATTGCCGAAGGATTTGGAAATTATGTCGAGTATAATTCTTCAATTTCCTGTCTTATTCACTCTCTTCACGAGAATTACAGCGACATTGAGGAATACCTACAGACGGTACCGAAATCAAAAGCAAAAAATCCAGGAGCGATGGTTCTTCCTCTGACCCCTCAGCAGGGAGAATACGAAGAACGACTTCTCAAAATGCTCGAAGCATATGAAGGGTTCATCGTTGCAATAAACGTCCCTCCGGATATCAATGCAAAGGAGCGACTCAAAAACCTACGTGGATACGTAGGCATGAATGAAGTCGACGCTGGCAAAATGGCAGCAAAAGCGTTACTGTCTCGCTACTCAAAGCCCAGCTGCATTTACGTGCCACGCGATAAGCCTATGCACTACGGATACGACCTGAGAATTGCGGGCATCAAGGATATAGCCAAGCCGGTCAATATCACTGTCTGCGAAATTGACATTAACAATGAGAAAAATTCTCATGTTATCTGTCAAGCAATGGAATCTGCAGTCTTCGTCACTCTCGGTCCAGTCGGAACTTCCTTCGCCCAGAAAGTAAAAAAGGAATTCCCTGAAAAAGTCCTTGGTATCGTCGCCATGGATCTTAACCCAGAGACCGCAGCCGGCATCAGATCGAGAGACATAATCTGTGCTCTCATCCAGCATCCCCGCGAACAAGGAGCAAAAGCTGCCGAGTTGGCAATCAAATTGCTGACCAAGCAAGTAACCGCCCCGTATACCGAAATATTTTGTGGTCCGACTCTGGTCGACCTCAACAATCTCTCGGTCTTCGAATGA
- a CDS encoding CDP-alcohol phosphatidyltransferase family protein, whose amino-acid sequence MLDTKRHWFKDLEKLVGKIFGALPLTPNQYTYLSGIFALVGLWYMIKENLIWAIVFFLVAAGLDFIDGAVARAKNMSSKVGAYLDTVFDRYVEGIIFFGMFFLALPTFIIPGQAWVYLAIFGSVVTTYVKAAAKEKDLVNQELKGGLLSRGERLILIFIALILGVIYPNYLYMTYVVAVIAILANFTALQRFHSAISINKQ is encoded by the coding sequence ATGTTAGATACAAAAAGACATTGGTTTAAAGATTTAGAAAAATTGGTTGGTAAGATTTTTGGTGCTTTACCATTGACTCCTAATCAATACACCTATCTTTCAGGAATTTTTGCTTTAGTTGGATTATGGTACATGATTAAGGAGAATCTAATTTGGGCAATTGTATTTTTCTTAGTTGCGGCTGGTTTGGATTTTATTGATGGAGCGGTAGCTAGAGCTAAAAATATGTCGAGTAAAGTTGGAGCATATTTGGATACTGTTTTTGATAGATATGTCGAAGGTATTATTTTCTTTGGAATGTTTTTCTTAGCTCTTCCAACATTTATAATCCCTGGACAGGCTTGGGTATATCTAGCAATCTTTGGTTCAGTGGTTACAACTTATGTTAAGGCAGCGGCTAAAGAAAAAGATTTAGTTAATCAGGAACTGAAAGGGGGATTATTATCAAGAGGGGAGAGATTAATTTTAATTTTCATTGCTTTGATTTTAGGAGTTATTTATCCTAACTATTTGTATATGACTTACGTTGTGGCGGTAATTGCCATTTTAGCAAACTTTACTGCGCTTCAAAGATTCCACTCAGCAATCTCGATAAATAAACAATAA
- a CDS encoding inositol-3-phosphate synthase — translation MAKKSVKPAKSTEKKKEIRIAIAGLGNCASSLVQGIYYYKDIKNDDEVVPGLMHNVLGGYKISDIKIVACFDIDKRKVGKDVAQAIFEKPNCTKTFCHDVPKTGVIVKMGNILDGVATHMKDYPEDQTFLPSDKKAVDVVEELKKSKADVLVNYMPVGSQKAVEFYAQAALDAGVALVNCMPVFICSDPKWEKKFRDKGIPCIGDDIKSQIGATITHRVLSHLFAERGVTIDRSYQLNVGGNTDFLNMYGERARLKTKKISKTEAVESQLAKRLSYDNLHVGPSDWVPFLKDNKVCFIRMEGRKFGNVPVELELRLSVEDSPNSAGCVIDAIRLLKIGLDRGIGGTLLSSSAYFMKHPMTQFTDEKAREMIEEFIANKRER, via the coding sequence ATGGCAAAAAAATCTGTAAAGCCAGCTAAATCAACTGAAAAGAAGAAAGAAATTAGAATTGCTATTGCTGGATTAGGTAACTGTGCAAGTTCTTTGGTTCAAGGTATTTATTATTACAAAGACATTAAAAATGATGATGAAGTGGTTCCAGGATTAATGCATAATGTTTTAGGAGGATACAAAATATCAGACATCAAGATAGTAGCTTGTTTTGATATTGATAAAAGAAAAGTTGGAAAAGATGTTGCTCAAGCTATTTTTGAAAAACCAAACTGTACTAAAACTTTTTGTCACGATGTTCCAAAAACAGGAGTCATTGTTAAAATGGGAAATATTTTAGATGGAGTTGCTACTCATATGAAAGACTATCCTGAAGATCAGACTTTTTTGCCTTCAGACAAAAAGGCAGTTGATGTAGTTGAAGAATTAAAAAAATCAAAAGCAGATGTTTTAGTTAACTATATGCCTGTTGGCTCACAGAAAGCAGTTGAATTCTATGCCCAAGCAGCTTTGGATGCTGGTGTAGCTCTTGTCAATTGTATGCCTGTATTTATTTGTTCTGATCCTAAATGGGAAAAGAAATTTAGAGACAAGGGAATTCCTTGTATTGGAGACGATATTAAATCACAAATCGGAGCAACTATTACTCACCGAGTTTTATCTCACTTATTTGCAGAAAGAGGAGTTACAATTGATCGTTCATATCAATTAAACGTTGGAGGAAATACAGACTTCTTAAATATGTATGGAGAAAGAGCTAGATTGAAAACTAAAAAGATTTCAAAGACCGAAGCAGTTGAATCTCAATTAGCTAAGAGATTGAGCTATGATAATTTACACGTTGGTCCATCAGACTGGGTTCCTTTCTTGAAGGATAACAAAGTTTGTTTCATTCGTATGGAAGGAAGGAAGTTTGGTAATGTGCCAGTAGAATTGGAGTTAAGATTATCAGTAGAAGATTCTCCTAACTCAGCTGGTTGTGTTATCGATGCTATCAGATTATTAAAGATTGGTTTGGATAGGGGAATTGGTGGAACACTATTATCTTCTTCTGCTTACTTCATGAAACACCCCATGACTCAATTCACTGATGAAAAAGCCAGAGAAATGATTGAAGAATTTATTGCTAATAAAAGAGAAAGGTAA
- a CDS encoding type II toxin-antitoxin system death-on-curing family toxin, which yields MELMQSMCHRLALNVFDTKNDPIACFEDHSNLLESAINLPRQTFEGIELYPTLIDKATILFYGINKNHPFRNGNKRISAASLIVFLYINDKQINASKQEIVDMTLYVAKSPNNEMEKVLDDIKLWITKHISPLKEKTDNT from the coding sequence ATGGAATTAATGCAAAGTATGTGCCACAGACTGGCTCTAAATGTTTTTGATACGAAGAATGACCCTATCGCGTGTTTTGAAGACCATTCAAATCTGCTTGAATCTGCCATTAACTTACCTCGACAAACCTTTGAAGGAATCGAACTGTATCCGACGTTAATAGATAAAGCGACTATACTATTTTATGGAATCAATAAAAACCACCCGTTTAGAAATGGTAATAAAAGAATCTCGGCAGCATCGTTAATAGTTTTTCTATATATCAACGACAAACAGATAAATGCTAGCAAGCAAGAAATAGTTGACATGACTCTTTATGTGGCAAAATCTCCAAATAACGAAATGGAAAAAGTTTTGGACGATATTAAATTATGGATAACAAAACACATATCGCCATTGAAAGAAAAAACTGACAATACTTAA
- a CDS encoding PadR family transcriptional regulator, whose amino-acid sequence MTPFERLTKSNTKENLWIYILATLKKHSNYAWDLHTSIEKDFGFKPGNITPYRVLYRLEEQGFVKSEPEERRRVYKITEMGEKELNKVKNFYSEVLKKIS is encoded by the coding sequence ATGACACCCTTTGAAAGACTAACCAAATCAAACACCAAAGAAAATCTTTGGATCTATATCTTGGCTACTCTAAAAAAGCATTCCAACTATGCTTGGGATTTACATACTTCAATTGAAAAGGACTTTGGCTTTAAACCAGGAAACATAACTCCCTACCGCGTCCTCTATCGTTTAGAAGAACAAGGCTTTGTTAAAAGTGAACCAGAAGAAAGAAGAAGGGTTTACAAAATTACCGAAATGGGCGAAAAGGAATTAAACAAAGTAAAAAACTTCTATTCTGAAGTATTAAAAAAGATAAGTTAA
- a CDS encoding elongation factor P, with translation MLSYAELNRGVIIVINDQPYEILEALSTFKGRGHSYLQMKLKNLISGAVISKSAQPRDSFEEADVEEQEAKFIFGNKGKYTFSDVKGKRFELTEEQIGDKAGFLKANEEVKTIIFNDKIINVIIPIKVQLKVTEVPPGVKGDRAQSGTKLVTLETGRKIDAPLFVNEDDIIEINTESSTYVRRVNE, from the coding sequence ATGTTATCATACGCAGAATTAAACAGAGGTGTAATTATTGTTATCAATGATCAACCTTACGAAATATTAGAAGCCTTAAGCACTTTCAAAGGAAGAGGCCATTCCTATCTTCAAATGAAATTAAAAAACCTAATAAGTGGTGCTGTCATTTCAAAAAGTGCTCAACCAAGAGATTCTTTTGAAGAAGCAGATGTTGAAGAACAAGAAGCTAAATTCATTTTTGGAAATAAAGGAAAATACACTTTTAGCGACGTTAAAGGTAAAAGATTTGAATTAACCGAAGAACAAATTGGAGATAAAGCTGGATTCCTTAAAGCTAACGAAGAAGTAAAAACAATTATCTTTAATGACAAAATCATCAATGTCATTATTCCCATCAAAGTTCAATTAAAAGTTACTGAGGTTCCACCAGGCGTTAAGGGAGACCGAGCTCAGTCAGGAACTAAATTAGTAACTCTTGAGACTGGAAGAAAAATAGATGCCCCACTGTTTGTAAATGAAGACGATATTATAGAAATAAATACAGAAAGCTCAACTTACGTTAGAAGAGTTAATGAGTAA
- a CDS encoding ferredoxin-thioredoxin reductase catalytic domain-containing protein, giving the protein MEEKDIEILIKKSDEYAKSKGFKLNPNKAIVSGIVKGLLIRKEGFGEIYCPCRKMTGDKKADKRIICPCIYHEEEIEKDGHCFCNLFVK; this is encoded by the coding sequence ATGGAAGAAAAAGATATTGAAATTTTAATAAAGAAAAGCGATGAATATGCTAAAAGTAAAGGATTTAAGCTTAATCCCAATAAGGCCATAGTTTCAGGAATTGTTAAGGGATTATTAATTCGCAAGGAAGGTTTCGGAGAAATATATTGTCCCTGCAGAAAAATGACAGGGGACAAGAAAGCAGATAAGAGAATAATTTGTCCTTGTATTTATCACGAGGAAGAGATTGAAAAGGATGGGCATTGTTTTTGTAACTTATTTGTAAAATAG
- the trxA gene encoding thioredoxin, whose translation MNILTDDTFESAVKNNKPVLVDIFTEWCPPCKMLGPIIEKLSEEYTGKVDFYKMDLDKNPVTGNMFEVDRIPTVVLFINGEVKDKFIGLKQEEEIRSWINLNI comes from the coding sequence ATGAATATTCTAACAGATGATACTTTTGAGTCGGCAGTTAAGAATAATAAACCGGTATTGGTAGATATTTTCACTGAATGGTGTCCTCCTTGTAAAATGTTGGGACCAATTATTGAGAAACTTTCAGAAGAATATACAGGTAAGGTAGATTTTTACAAAATGGATTTGGATAAAAATCCTGTAACGGGGAACATGTTCGAGGTTGATCGAATTCCAACAGTTGTTTTGTTTATCAATGGAGAAGTTAAAGACAAGTTTATTGGCTTAAAACAAGAAGAAGAAATTAGAAGCTGGATAAATTTAAATATTTAA